In one Aggregicoccus sp. 17bor-14 genomic region, the following are encoded:
- the cglF gene encoding adventurous gliding motility protein CglF: protein MRKAMLTCVLFLAAPAALAQDAKGGDKAAATNPGEGNVRYSKTTTIDFEDDTIEGDLTKPDGEYIEARKKVKHSNLIRVREDFEDKVMQSVGEL, encoded by the coding sequence ATGCGGAAGGCAATGCTGACGTGCGTGCTGTTCCTGGCAGCCCCTGCTGCGCTCGCCCAGGATGCGAAGGGCGGCGACAAGGCGGCGGCGACGAACCCCGGTGAGGGCAACGTGCGCTACTCGAAGACGACGACCATCGACTTCGAGGACGACACCATCGAGGGCGACCTGACCAAGCCCGATGGCGAGTACATCGAGGCGCGCAAGAAGGTGAAGCACTCGAACCTCATCCGCGTCCGCGAGGACTTCGAGGACAAGGTCATGCAGTCGGTGGGAGAGCTCTAG
- the gltG gene encoding adventurous gliding motility protein GltG gives MAVPLTLKVFKGDALVATKDYERDIIKIGRLSSAHLCLDDEKVSRIHSVIEVAGDGSLSIIDMGSVEGTYVNGKRVNKGQLSFGDEIRLGATTIVVENPAAFAAANLSAAAATNAGATDPVASVAAPVDALAAGLANAASAAPASAPVMAPAAIDASFASTEKHAVVAAAPAAAVAPAAAPVRRVRPATRKATGPQGLAVRLSWGDQRVGDFFLAPNQKHAFTVGSAAGVDFVMGEGKLGAPRFELVRADAQAGFSVRFTGKMKGELTRRGETLDLKAVIESGKATHEGEAYQLSLEADDHFWADLGGVTLELFFQQQPKRVAVPVSESLDFTVVNIFLVTFFLAALFVVSAMNRNAEGDQYADELNDNSARIAKLIIKPPETQKNKFLEQLKTQKEQKKSGEMAAKARGDEGQMGKKDAPKTGNRTAPKGDPSKKDEARALAARVFGSGKGGVSTIFGKNGLGGELKSAMGNMFGAKAGDSGGFGGLGLRGTGKGGGGTGDTIGIGGIGTKGRGGGTGTYGTGVGVLGGKQSTDIGIASSDPVVMGSLDKELIRQVIRRNIGQIRFCYESLLNRYPKLAGKVPVKFVITESGTVASSQPSGSTSGNAELDSCVAGRVRTFVFPKPKGGGVVVVTYPFIFKASGE, from the coding sequence ATGGCCGTTCCTCTGACGCTCAAGGTGTTCAAGGGCGACGCGCTCGTCGCGACCAAGGACTACGAGCGCGACATCATCAAGATCGGCCGCCTCTCCAGCGCGCACCTGTGCCTGGACGACGAGAAGGTCAGCCGCATCCACTCCGTGATCGAGGTGGCGGGCGACGGCAGCCTGTCCATCATCGACATGGGCAGCGTGGAGGGCACCTACGTCAACGGCAAGCGCGTCAACAAGGGGCAGCTCTCCTTCGGTGACGAGATCCGCCTGGGCGCCACCACCATCGTGGTGGAGAACCCGGCGGCCTTCGCCGCGGCGAACCTCTCCGCTGCCGCCGCGACCAACGCGGGCGCGACCGACCCGGTCGCCTCCGTGGCCGCGCCGGTGGACGCGCTCGCCGCGGGCCTCGCGAACGCCGCCAGCGCCGCTCCCGCGAGCGCGCCGGTGATGGCGCCTGCCGCCATCGACGCCTCCTTCGCCTCCACCGAGAAGCACGCGGTGGTCGCTGCGGCGCCGGCCGCCGCCGTGGCCCCTGCGGCCGCTCCGGTGCGCCGCGTGCGCCCGGCGACCCGCAAGGCCACCGGGCCGCAGGGCCTCGCGGTGCGCCTGTCGTGGGGCGACCAGCGCGTGGGCGACTTCTTCCTCGCTCCCAACCAGAAGCACGCGTTCACGGTGGGCAGCGCCGCCGGCGTGGACTTCGTGATGGGCGAGGGCAAGCTGGGCGCGCCCCGCTTCGAGCTCGTGCGCGCGGACGCGCAGGCGGGCTTCAGCGTGCGCTTCACCGGCAAGATGAAGGGCGAGCTCACCCGCCGCGGTGAGACGCTGGACCTCAAGGCCGTCATCGAGAGCGGCAAGGCCACCCACGAGGGCGAGGCCTACCAGCTCTCGCTCGAGGCGGACGACCACTTCTGGGCGGACCTGGGCGGCGTGACGCTGGAGCTGTTCTTCCAGCAGCAGCCCAAGCGCGTGGCGGTGCCCGTCAGCGAGTCGCTCGACTTCACCGTGGTGAACATCTTCCTGGTGACGTTCTTCCTCGCGGCGCTCTTCGTGGTGAGCGCGATGAACCGCAACGCCGAGGGCGACCAGTACGCGGACGAGCTCAACGACAACTCGGCGCGCATCGCCAAGCTGATCATCAAGCCGCCCGAGACCCAGAAGAACAAGTTCCTCGAGCAGCTCAAGACGCAGAAGGAGCAGAAGAAGAGCGGCGAGATGGCGGCCAAGGCCCGCGGCGACGAGGGCCAGATGGGCAAGAAGGACGCGCCCAAGACCGGCAACCGCACCGCGCCCAAGGGCGACCCGTCCAAGAAGGACGAGGCGCGTGCGCTCGCGGCGCGCGTGTTCGGCAGCGGCAAGGGCGGCGTCTCCACCATCTTCGGCAAGAACGGCCTGGGCGGTGAGCTCAAGAGCGCCATGGGCAACATGTTCGGCGCCAAGGCGGGTGACTCCGGCGGCTTCGGCGGCCTCGGCCTGCGCGGCACGGGCAAGGGCGGTGGCGGCACCGGTGACACCATCGGCATCGGTGGCATCGGCACCAAGGGCCGCGGCGGCGGCACCGGCACCTACGGCACCGGCGTGGGCGTGCTCGGCGGCAAGCAGAGCACGGACATCGGCATCGCCTCGTCGGACCCGGTGGTCATGGGCTCGCTGGACAAGGAGCTCATCCGCCAGGTGATCCGCCGCAACATCGGGCAGATCCGCTTCTGCTACGAGAGCCTGCTCAACCGCTACCCGAAGCTCGCCGGCAAGGTGCCGGTGAAGTTCGTCATCACCGAGAGCGGCACCGTGGCCTCCTCGCAGCCCAGCGGCTCCACCTCGGGCAACGCCGAGCTGGACAGCTGCGTGGCGGGCCGCGTGCGCACCTTCGTGTTCCCCAAGCCCAAGGGGGGCGGCGTGGTCGTCGTGACCTATCCGTTCATCTTCAAGGCCTCGGGCGAGTAG
- a CDS encoding tetratricopeptide repeat protein: MRRSLFLSLVLLATVSVAQDKKAPRDADLGKKAATSVDKSLAGDISRTKAAADKAVPLQYDQFRLGVELQVASKRREQIESLKKIISLSADQKEAPSLHFRLGELYWEEAKFFFIEANRKDDDLIAAMNRNDAAGQSRAKADKAELLAQSKSYGKLAVEQYTKIVQEYPKFERTDEVLFFLGQYLMENGEDRKALVAYKRLIEKFPKSKYVPDAHLAFGEYYFNNSKGKREELEKALASYKKAAEYPENQVYAFALYKQGWCYFNLADYANAKDKFKTVVLYGELAGAQAVEKDGGKSGKGTLVREARGDFVRSYAREGDAKAARDEFGKVASTPEDRFTMLKQLANLYYEDGKDREAALTFNTLIKEKPLSPEAPGFQGKIVDCVLRMGNKERTVGQVRRLVKIMNDVESSGVIKSDKDKQALADARELSERTLSNLAVTWHNEGKKTRDEETFKYADMIYGDYLTLFPENPKAYDLRFFWAELLNDNLQQFEKAAENYTLVVLQDAKKLEAKDPKGKPAPQKAGKWLTNAAYNAVLAYDEVVKKLEESGQLKTETGSDIQKKVAIPGPKQALLDACERYIRYVPKGDKRVEIEFKAANIYYRYNHFDEAVLRFSEIALNYPEYKFENGERAAEIAANLILDSYNLLQDYAKVNEWARRFYNNDKLASGPFRDQLARLIEQSSFKLVNQLEAKGEFARAGDAYLTFVAEFPKSEIADKALYNASVDFFKAKMVDRSIQTRQRIIQSYPRSSFIPACIYANAEALEAIGDFSEAAEAYELYVRGYERSIDAKGGMKSGGGASKAAHARARAQASRKKAKAQAAAAAEPEKKDPVQVWEEPKAQVALFNAATYRDGLGQYKAALKDREHFLELWPKSKDAESVFLSIADLYEKSGAYGRALKQLEDYEREYMRSPSKVLEAEGRIAAIYEQKLRRPREANRIYNRVYDYFEKLPRRIRKELDKPALAAVARAHMLRIEPDYAQFARLRLSWGRPASPEAFKASIKEKKKALDVVQRLYVETVQLGAADSGICALHRLGLAYDNFADKVINAPMPPGTDEAMRDALKEQFTTEAQPLKDQATEALKSAVAKGHELDVYNDCFAKSLQLLRTTYAPEQFPEVPEDKLPLLNVKHAVAVEGGGLLSDIQPVPAATVQAPQKAAESQDLREDLEALTKQLRAKQASTPAAERTQTPDAKTASDKAKKADSEEPEDFL; the protein is encoded by the coding sequence CGGCGTGGAGCTGCAGGTCGCGAGCAAGCGCCGCGAGCAGATCGAGAGCCTGAAGAAGATCATCTCGCTCTCCGCGGACCAGAAGGAGGCCCCCAGCCTGCACTTCCGCCTGGGCGAGCTCTACTGGGAGGAGGCCAAGTTCTTCTTCATCGAGGCGAACCGCAAGGACGACGACCTCATCGCCGCGATGAACCGCAACGACGCCGCGGGCCAGAGCCGCGCGAAGGCGGACAAGGCGGAGCTGCTCGCGCAGAGCAAGAGCTACGGCAAGCTCGCGGTCGAGCAGTACACGAAGATCGTGCAGGAGTACCCGAAGTTCGAGCGCACGGACGAGGTGCTCTTCTTCCTCGGCCAGTACCTCATGGAGAACGGTGAGGATCGCAAGGCGCTCGTCGCCTACAAGCGGCTCATCGAGAAGTTCCCCAAGAGCAAGTACGTGCCGGACGCGCACCTGGCCTTCGGCGAGTACTACTTCAACAACTCGAAGGGGAAGCGCGAGGAGCTGGAGAAGGCGCTCGCCAGCTACAAGAAGGCGGCCGAGTACCCGGAGAACCAGGTCTACGCCTTCGCGCTCTACAAGCAGGGCTGGTGCTACTTCAACCTGGCCGACTACGCGAACGCCAAGGACAAGTTCAAGACGGTGGTGCTCTACGGCGAGCTCGCCGGCGCGCAGGCCGTGGAGAAGGACGGCGGCAAGAGCGGCAAGGGCACGCTGGTGCGCGAGGCGCGCGGCGACTTCGTGCGCAGCTACGCACGCGAGGGTGACGCGAAGGCCGCGCGCGACGAGTTCGGCAAGGTGGCGAGCACGCCCGAGGACCGGTTCACCATGCTCAAGCAGCTGGCGAACCTGTACTACGAGGACGGCAAGGACCGCGAGGCGGCGCTCACCTTCAACACGCTGATCAAGGAGAAGCCGCTGTCCCCCGAGGCCCCCGGCTTCCAGGGCAAGATCGTCGACTGCGTGCTGCGCATGGGCAACAAGGAGCGCACCGTGGGCCAGGTGCGCCGGCTCGTGAAGATCATGAACGACGTCGAGAGCTCCGGCGTCATCAAGAGCGACAAGGACAAGCAGGCGCTGGCGGACGCGCGCGAGCTCTCCGAGCGCACGCTCTCCAACCTCGCCGTCACCTGGCACAACGAGGGCAAGAAGACCCGCGACGAGGAGACCTTCAAGTACGCGGACATGATCTACGGGGACTACCTCACGCTGTTCCCGGAGAACCCCAAGGCCTACGACCTGCGCTTCTTCTGGGCCGAGCTGCTCAACGACAACCTGCAGCAGTTCGAGAAGGCCGCGGAGAACTACACGCTCGTCGTGCTGCAGGACGCGAAGAAGCTCGAGGCGAAGGACCCGAAGGGCAAGCCCGCGCCGCAGAAGGCCGGCAAGTGGCTGACCAACGCCGCCTACAACGCGGTGCTCGCCTACGACGAGGTGGTGAAGAAGCTCGAGGAGAGCGGCCAGCTCAAGACCGAGACCGGCTCGGACATCCAGAAGAAGGTGGCCATCCCCGGGCCGAAGCAGGCGCTGCTGGATGCCTGCGAGCGCTACATCCGCTACGTGCCCAAGGGCGACAAGCGGGTGGAGATCGAGTTCAAGGCCGCGAACATCTACTACCGCTACAACCACTTCGACGAGGCGGTGCTGCGCTTCAGCGAGATCGCGCTCAACTACCCCGAGTACAAGTTCGAGAACGGGGAGCGCGCCGCCGAGATCGCCGCCAACCTCATCCTGGACTCGTACAACCTGCTGCAGGACTACGCGAAGGTGAACGAGTGGGCGCGCCGCTTCTACAACAACGACAAGCTCGCCAGCGGCCCCTTCCGTGACCAGCTCGCGCGCCTCATCGAGCAGTCCAGCTTCAAGCTGGTGAACCAGCTCGAGGCCAAGGGCGAGTTCGCTCGCGCGGGCGACGCCTACCTGACCTTCGTGGCGGAGTTCCCGAAGTCCGAGATCGCCGACAAGGCGCTCTACAACGCGTCCGTCGACTTCTTCAAAGCGAAGATGGTGGACCGCTCCATCCAGACCCGCCAGCGCATCATCCAGAGCTACCCGCGCTCCAGCTTCATCCCCGCCTGCATCTACGCGAACGCGGAGGCGCTCGAGGCGATCGGCGACTTCAGCGAGGCGGCCGAGGCCTACGAGCTGTACGTGCGCGGCTACGAGCGCAGCATTGACGCGAAGGGCGGTATGAAGAGCGGCGGCGGCGCGAGCAAGGCCGCGCACGCCCGCGCCCGCGCGCAGGCGAGCCGCAAGAAGGCGAAGGCCCAAGCGGCCGCCGCGGCCGAGCCCGAGAAGAAGGATCCCGTGCAGGTGTGGGAGGAGCCCAAGGCGCAGGTGGCCCTGTTCAACGCGGCCACCTACCGTGACGGGCTCGGCCAGTACAAGGCGGCGCTGAAGGACCGCGAGCACTTCCTCGAGCTGTGGCCCAAGAGCAAGGACGCGGAGAGCGTGTTCCTCTCCATCGCGGACCTCTATGAGAAGAGCGGCGCCTACGGCCGCGCGCTCAAGCAGCTCGAGGACTACGAGCGCGAGTACATGCGCTCGCCCAGCAAGGTGCTCGAGGCGGAGGGCCGCATCGCGGCCATCTACGAGCAGAAGCTGCGCCGCCCGCGCGAGGCGAACCGCATCTACAACCGCGTCTACGACTACTTCGAGAAGCTGCCGCGCCGCATCCGCAAGGAGCTGGACAAGCCGGCGCTCGCGGCCGTGGCCCGCGCGCACATGCTGCGCATCGAGCCGGACTACGCCCAGTTCGCCCGCCTGCGCCTGTCCTGGGGCCGCCCGGCCTCGCCCGAGGCCTTCAAGGCCAGCATCAAGGAGAAGAAGAAGGCGCTGGACGTGGTGCAGCGGCTCTACGTGGAGACCGTGCAGCTGGGCGCCGCCGACTCCGGCATCTGCGCCCTGCACCGCCTCGGCCTCGCGTACGACAACTTCGCGGACAAGGTGATCAACGCGCCCATGCCCCCGGGCACCGACGAGGCCATGCGCGACGCGCTCAAGGAGCAGTTCACCACCGAGGCGCAGCCGCTCAAGGACCAGGCCACCGAGGCGCTCAAGAGCGCGGTGGCCAAGGGCCACGAGCTGGACGTGTACAACGACTGCTTCGCCAAGAGCCTGCAGCTCTTGCGCACCACCTACGCGCCCGAGCAGTTCCCCGAGGTCCCCGAGGACAAGCTGCCGCTGCTCAACGTGAAGCACGCGGTGGCGGTGGAGGGCGGCGGGCTGCTCAGCGACATCCAGCCCGTGCCGGCCGCGACCGTGCAGGCCCCGCAGAAGGCGGCGGAGAGCCAGGACCTGCGCGAGGACCTCGAGGCCCTGACCAAGCAACTGCGCGCCAAGCAGGCCAGCACGCCCGCGGCGGAGCGCACCCAGACCCCTGACGCAAAGACTGCCTCGGACAAGGCCAAGAAGGCCGACTCCGAGGAGCCGGAGGACTTCCTCTAA
- the gltE gene encoding adventurous gliding motility TPR repeat lipoprotein GltE → MLRTLITRSCLVALAALAATGCSASKATSKVAPGATAARPQAEAAPEISNRAKLLFEDAVKSFEAQKKAKAFDYASLERKFRLAQEADGNLAEADYNLGVIAERQGKLQEARAHYNDALKKKPSLRQASENLAVLTQNSGDVGGAVALYQDILQRFPDDASARARLAEIYRQTGDHAKAMEFARAARMRDPQSIAAYKVAIRSYLDRKQFSMAKLELLRAVKLDESDPELPYLGGLIFQAEGKPEDARLQFVRSLEARADYLPAHVQLAQLALASENYAGAEEHLRRVLQADGKNAAAHLDLGVAYKGQGQYDKAMQEYDEAEKLDPELPAIYLNRAIVLHRAKDAPERAIELYKKYLAMNGGDVALSAEAPVFALLKDAEAAVQTKAEAKRAMEEAAKMEAAQAAQDAKMKAAEAKSGEPAGPAPAPAAAPATGGKVTPASGTAAPAQVQPATQKTPVGPVAPVKPSEPAKKKQAADPDEPEDAL, encoded by the coding sequence ATGCTGCGCACCCTGATCACCCGCTCCTGCCTCGTCGCCCTCGCGGCGCTCGCCGCCACCGGCTGCTCGGCCTCCAAGGCCACCAGCAAGGTCGCGCCCGGGGCCACCGCGGCGCGCCCGCAGGCGGAGGCCGCGCCCGAGATCTCCAACCGCGCGAAGCTGCTCTTCGAGGACGCGGTGAAGAGCTTCGAGGCGCAGAAGAAGGCGAAGGCCTTCGACTACGCCTCGCTCGAGCGCAAGTTCCGGCTCGCGCAGGAGGCGGACGGCAACCTCGCCGAGGCGGACTACAACCTGGGCGTCATCGCCGAGCGCCAGGGCAAGCTGCAGGAGGCGCGCGCCCACTACAACGACGCGCTCAAGAAGAAGCCCTCCCTGCGCCAGGCCTCCGAGAACCTCGCCGTGCTCACCCAGAACAGCGGGGACGTGGGCGGCGCGGTCGCGCTCTACCAGGACATCCTGCAGCGCTTCCCGGACGATGCCTCCGCGCGCGCCCGGCTCGCGGAGATCTACCGCCAGACCGGCGACCACGCGAAGGCGATGGAGTTCGCGCGCGCCGCCCGCATGCGCGACCCGCAGTCCATCGCGGCCTACAAGGTCGCGATCCGCAGCTACCTGGACCGCAAGCAGTTCTCCATGGCGAAGCTGGAGCTGCTGCGCGCGGTGAAGCTGGACGAGAGCGACCCCGAGCTGCCGTACCTCGGCGGCCTCATCTTCCAGGCCGAGGGCAAGCCCGAGGACGCGCGCCTGCAGTTCGTGCGCTCGCTCGAGGCGCGTGCCGACTACCTGCCGGCGCACGTGCAGCTCGCGCAGCTCGCGCTCGCAAGCGAGAACTACGCGGGCGCCGAGGAGCACCTGCGCCGCGTGCTGCAGGCGGACGGCAAGAACGCCGCCGCGCACCTGGACCTGGGCGTGGCCTACAAGGGCCAGGGCCAGTACGACAAGGCGATGCAGGAGTACGACGAGGCGGAGAAGCTCGACCCCGAGCTGCCCGCCATCTACCTCAACCGCGCCATCGTCCTGCACCGCGCGAAGGACGCGCCCGAGCGCGCGATCGAGCTCTACAAGAAGTACCTCGCGATGAACGGCGGGGACGTGGCGCTCAGCGCCGAGGCGCCCGTGTTCGCGCTGCTCAAGGACGCGGAGGCGGCGGTGCAGACCAAGGCCGAGGCCAAGCGCGCGATGGAGGAGGCCGCGAAGATGGAGGCCGCCCAGGCGGCGCAGGACGCCAAGATGAAGGCCGCCGAGGCGAAGTCCGGCGAGCCTGCGGGCCCCGCTCCGGCTCCCGCCGCAGCGCCGGCCACCGGCGGCAAGGTGACGCCCGCCTCGGGCACCGCCGCTCCCGCGCAGGTGCAGCCCGCGACGCAGAAGACGCCGGTGGGACCCGTGGCGCCGGTGAAGCCGAGCGAGCCTGCGAAGAAGAAGCAGGCCGCGGATCCGGACGAGCCTGAGGACGCCCTCTAA